CACACCTCATGTCGCCGACCGCCGACGCTTCCTGTCGTCTGCCACTGACATCCGTCTGTCGTCCGACAACGATGTCGTGCGCAGAGTAGATGGCGGCGCGGCGCAGGGTTGTGTCAGCGGCTCGTGGCCTTGGTGGCGCCTTGGACCCGGGCCTTGAGGAATCTGAGTACGAACGCGGGTACGGCCGGCGGGCGGGGCAGGGTTGACTTGGGGCATGAGCATCCCCGTCCCACCCCCTGGTGAATACGGCCCGTACCCCAAGGTGGATTCCGAACGCTCCGGCCACGACAGCGAAGATCTGCCCGGCCCCCGGGCGCGGACGGGCACGTTCTCGCTGTCCGCGGGCGCCTTGGCGGTGGCGATGGGCGGATGCCCGTGGCTGTCGGCCGCCGTCTTCCCTGTGTGGCTGCGATACTTTCCGCTCTACCTGATCGTGCCGATGGGAATCTGCGCGCTGGTCTCCGGCGTCGGTGCCCTGCGCGACATGCGCGGCTGGCCGGATCGGGCTCGCGGGCGGGCGCGGGCTGGAATTGCCCTCGGCGGGGTCGCCGTGATCGTGCCGGTCGCTGTCGTCGTGTGGGGTTTCTGGGTGCTCAGCATCTGAGCCCGCGCCGAGCTCGGCGCCGCCCGCGCCGCACAGCTGGCGCCAGGTTCCCGCTCAGGCCGCCTCGCTCGGAGTGATGGGCGCCCACTGCACCGCCGGCGGCGCGGTGTCGCCGTTCACGTGCCCGGGCCGCTCGAAGCGGCCCGTCTCGAATACCAGCCCCGACATTTGCGGCCCATCCAACCCGCCGAGGCCGAGGTCCTCATCCGCGTCTAGGTCGATGGTGAAATCGCCCCGCACGCCGCCGCCCAGCGCCAAGCCCTGGAAGACCTCGATGCCGCCGAGATGGTCATTCCCGGCAGCATCATCGACCGCTCAAAACCCTGCGCATCCCACTGACATCTACTCTGCGCACCACACGACTTTTGTCCACGGACAAAAGTCGAGAACCTTTGACGGAGTGGAAGATTTGGTGTTAGCACACCAGGTATCTTCCATATGTGATCATGGGTCGCTCGGCGGACGAACTGCAGCAAAGGGGGTCGGGTGGGGTATGCGACGCCGATCCGCGCGCCTGAGCAAGTCGAGTACCGGCTCGCCGAGAACTGCGGCTGCGACCAGAGCGCCGACTCACAGGTCGAGTATCGGCTCGCCGCCGCGAGCGATCTGAGGTGGATCGGCAGCGGCCTGGCGGAGTTCGGCTTGGTGGCCGGAGCGGTCGTCGACCCGGACGCTGCCCGTGCGCTGATGGACGGCCGGGACCCGCGCACCAACGAGCAGCTCGTGAGCCGCAAGAAGGTTCTCGACCCGCGCGGCAAGGTCGTCGCCCGCGTCGTCGTCGACGCGATCCGGGAGAGCGCCGCGGCCGACGGGATGACGGCCGCCGAGTACCTCGGCAACGACAGGTTGGCCGCACGCTTCGCCCGTGCCGAGCGCGGGATCCACCGCGACGGCGAAGGACACCTTCTTCCCGTCGCCGACGCAGAACGCCTTGCCGCAGCCGCCGGCCTTTCCGGCGACGCTCTGTACGGCGCGGACGTCATCGCCGAGGCCACCCGGTGGAAGGGCCACCACGTCGACGTCGGCCTGCGCGGCGTGGACGTCACCGGCGAGCTGGTGAAGTCCCTCTCCGTCGCCTTCGGCCTCGCCGATCCGGCCACCGCGGCCGCCATGGAGCAGGACTTCCTCGACTCCGTCAACGAAGCCGTCGTCGACGTCCTGGAGCCCGCAGCCGCGTACGGGATGGCCGGCCACCACGGCGACGGCGAGCGCGCCCAGCGCGTGGAGTCCTCCGGCCTGATCGGCTGGGTCACCCTCCACCGCTCAGCCCGACCGGTCGACGCCTCACCCGGCGACCCGCACCTGCACGCGCACATCAACATCGCGCACCTGGTCCACTGCGAAGACGGGAAATGGCGCGTTCCCGGCGCCGGGGCAGAGGACTTCCACCGCTACGCCCGGCTCGTCAACGAAGTCGCCGAGGCCCGCTTCCGCGCCAGGCTGATCGAGAAGTACGGCGCCCGCTTCGAGCTGTCCGCGAAGGGCGCGTGGGAGCTCGTCGGCGTCGACGACGGCATCCGTAACGCCTTCTCCCGGCGGCACCAGCAGATCGTCACGCTCGTCGGCCGTGACGCCACGCGCGAGCAGCAGAAGAGTGCCGCCCGGCGGACCGCCGAGGCGAAGGAGGACGTCGAGTCCCCCGCGCCGCGGCAGGATTGGCGCACCCGCGCCGCCGCCCACCTCGGAGGTGAGGACGCGGTCGACCGGATGCTCGCCGCAGCCTTGCCCGGCCCGGACGGGTCCGTCCCGCCGCTGTCCGCCGGCGGCGGCCCGCGCATGCCGTCCCCGGCCGAGTTTGCCGCCCGGATCTGGGATCCCGAGTACGGGCTGACGGCGTCGAGGAAGACCGTCAGCCATACCCACGTGCTGGCCGCCGTCGCGGCCGCCGTGCCGTACCTGTTGTCCGTCGAGCAGTTGGTGAGGCTGACCGACGAGGTCCTCGCCGTCGACGGCCACGCCGTACGCCTGCCGGACTCCCACCGGCACCACCACGCCCACCGCCGGCGGTTCACCCACCGCACGGTCGTCGAGGCCGAGCGCATCATCATCGAGTCCGTGACCACCGGCCTGGACGCCGGACTCGCGCAGCTCACCGCCGACGCCGCCGCCATGACGATCTCCGCCACGGAGATGGCCAACTCCTCCGGCGACCGCGTCTTCGAGTTCTCCACCGAGCAGCGCGCCGTCATCACGCGGCTGCTGAGCGACGGTCACGCCGTCGACGCCGTCGAAGGCGTCGCCGGAGCGGGCAAGACCACGATCATGGCGGCCGCGCGCGCCGGCTGGGAAGCCGCCGGACTGCGCGTCGCCGGTACCTCCACCGCCGCCGTCGCCGCCGCGAACCTCGCCGCCGAGGCGGGCATCGACTCGCAGACCATCGCCGCGTGGACGCGGGAGATCGGCGGCGGTGGCGGCCGAGGCCTTGCAGGAGTTGGTGTCCTGGTCATCGACGAGGCCGCCATGGTCGACGACCGCGCCCTGGCCGCCCTCCTCAAGCACGCGCACACCACCGGCACCAAGGTGGTCGCGGTCGGCGACCCGCTGCAGCTGCGCGCAGTCGGAGTGGGCGGCGGCTTCAAGCGGATCCACCAGCTCGTCGACGGCCTGGCGCTCACCGAGAACCGGCGCCAGCGCGACGTCGTCGAGCGCGCGGCCCTGCAGGACTGGCGCGACGGCGGCCGCACGAGCGCCCTCGCCGCGTTCGCAGTTCACGGGCGCGTGCACGCGGACGACACCTCCACCGATGCCCTCACCTCCATGCTGGCCCGCTGGAATACCGCCCGGACCCGCTGGGCCGGCGACCCGCACGGCCAGGTCTGCGACCTGCTGTTGCTCGCCGCCCGCCGCACGGACGTCGCCACCCTCAACGCCGGCGCCCGCGCCGTGCTGGTCGCCACCGGGGAACTGGAGGCGGGACGGACCTTCGCCACCCGGGGCGACGGACGGATCGCCTTCGCCACCGGCGACCTGGTCCACATCCGCCGCAACGACTACCGCTCCCGCCGCGACCAGTCCCAGCCCGACGTCCTCAACGGCTTCCGCGGCGTCGTCCTGCAGGTGGCCGACACCGACCGGGACCAGGCCGTGCTGGTCGAGTGGCGCCGACCCCGCCCGGGCGGTGGCCACCACACCCAGCGGGCGTGGATGTCCGCCACCGACGTCGCCGAGGGGCGACTCACACACGGCTACGCGCTGACGATCGCCTCCGCGCAGGGCCTGACCAGCGACACGACGATCGCCTACGGCCTGCACGGCGACTCCCACACCCTCTACCCGGCCATGTCCCGGGCCCGGCTGGAGAGCCACCTGCACCTGCCGCTCGACGACCTCGAGGACGATGTCACCCGCATCCGGCGCGGCGAAGTCCGCAGCGACACCGAGCGCCTGGACCGCGCCGTCGCCGCGTACGGCCGGCTGTTGGAGAACGACGCCGACGACGTCATGGTCACCGACGAACTGGCCCGGGGCGACAACGTCCTGGAACGCCCCGAGGCGACCGCCGCCCGCCACACTGCCCGGCGCGACTCGGCCCAGGCGGCCGCATCCGTACCGTCCCAGATGCAGGCGCACCGGGAGGCCCAGGAGGCCGCCGAACGCTCGCCGGACGCCCCCGCGATGCCCCGGACCACCCGCGACCGGATCCAGGAACTCCTCGAAGCCGGGTACACCTCCCGGACCGAACCGGCACCCGAATCCGAACCGGCCTCCGACCCAGAGCCGGTCGCCCCATGGACCGAGCGGCCCTTCGGCCACATCGCGACCACCCACCTGGAGCCGTACGCCCAGGCCGCCGACAAGGACGCCGCGAACGCAGCGTCCAAGGCCTCCGCCTTCGAGCACCAGGCTGCCGCCCTCGCCGCCGTGCTCGGCACGGAACTGGCCCCCAGCTCCGTCTCGTACGACAAACGCGTCGAGAAGCTCGACCTGGCCGAGGACCTCCTGAACCGCGCCCGCCAGGCCGAGGAGAAGGCCGACGCCATCAGCGAGCAGATCAAGGCGATGTACGAGACGAACCGGGAACAGGACCGCCTGGAGCGCAAGGTACGTACCCGGGCCGCCCTCAGGCGCAGCGCGATCACCTTCCAACGCACCGACCTGCTCAACTCCGCCGACGAACTGGCCCAGCTCATCACCGCCCGCACCGAAGCGATCGGGACCCTGAACGAGCAGAAGACCACCCTGGACTCGGATGCCCGGCAGATGCGGCAACAGGCACGCGAGATCGCAGCCCAGGTGAGCACTCACGCCGTCTACCCGGCCACCGTCGTCAAAACCCTCGCCGACCATCGCGCCGCCCTGCCCGCCCTCAGGGAGCGGCTGGAGAAGACCGACACCGACCGCTACGCATACCTGACCCAGCAAGCCGAAGCCCAGCGCAGCAAGCAGGACAAGGCCACGCAGAAGGCCGACGGACTGCGCGAGGAAGCCGCCACCCGGACCGGCCTCACCGCCGGACAGCAGGCCACCGAGACCAAGGAGCGCACCGCGGCCGCCCAACGAGCCCGCGCGGAACAAGCCCACGCCAACGCGGCAGCCTCCCACCGGGCCCAGCAGTACGAGGACGCGAACCGCGCCCACCACCCGCCAGCCCCGGACCCAAGCCGCGGTCTCGAGCTCTGACCCGGGGCTCGGACCGGTGGCACCCGGAGGCTTCGAGGAGGTCTCGGTCGGGGCCCAGCTGGGGAATGGCCTTGAGTCTCCAGTGACTGGAGACAGCAGAGTAGGGGACATGGACGTTACGACCCTCTACTCGATCGGGGAGCTTTCCCGGCGGACCGGCTTGTCCGTGAGGACCATCCGGTTCTACTCCGATTCGGGGGTGGTAGCGCCGACCACCCGTAGTCCCGCCGGTTATCGGCTCTACGACCTCGACGCACTGCTTCGTCTGGAACTCCTCCGCACACTGCGCGAGCTGGGCATGGACCTGGCCACGATTCAACGGGTGCTGGACCGCGAGCTCTCGGTGGCGGAAGTCGCCGCGGCGCACGCCGACGCCATGGACGTCCAGATCCGGGTGCTGCAACTGCGTCGGAGCGTTCTGCGAGTCGTGGCCAGACGCGGGTCCAGTCCCGAGGAGACCAAGCTCATGCACAGGCTCACGCAGTTGTCCGGCGAGGAACGCCGACGTTTGATCGACGATTTCATAGATGGCACCTTCGGCACAGTGGACGCCGACCCGGCCGCGGTGGCCATGGTTCGCGCTGCCACTCCCGACCTCCCCGACGATGCGTCCAGCGAGCAGGTCGCCGCGTGGGTGGAACTCGCCGAACTGGTCGGCGACGAGGACTTCCGGGCCCGGATGCGCCGGACGGTCAGGTGCCAGGTCACCGGGCGCACGCTTGACATCGAGAGCGATGCCGGCGAGGAACTGATGGAGTTCACCCGTCAGAAGGTCGCGGAAGCCATGGAGTCGGGCATCGAGCCGCTCAGCGACAGGGGCGCAACCATCATCGACGACCTCGTGGACCGCTTCGCCGAGGTGCTCGCGCGCACCCCTGACACGGAATTCCGGCACTGGATGGCCCAGCAGTTCAATGAGGCACACGATCCCCAGGTGGACCGGTACTGGCGGCTGGTGTGGAT
This sequence is a window from Streptomyces sp. NBC_00454. Protein-coding genes within it:
- the mobF gene encoding MobF family relaxase, translated to MGYATPIRAPEQVEYRLAENCGCDQSADSQVEYRLAAASDLRWIGSGLAEFGLVAGAVVDPDAARALMDGRDPRTNEQLVSRKKVLDPRGKVVARVVVDAIRESAAADGMTAAEYLGNDRLAARFARAERGIHRDGEGHLLPVADAERLAAAAGLSGDALYGADVIAEATRWKGHHVDVGLRGVDVTGELVKSLSVAFGLADPATAAAMEQDFLDSVNEAVVDVLEPAAAYGMAGHHGDGERAQRVESSGLIGWVTLHRSARPVDASPGDPHLHAHINIAHLVHCEDGKWRVPGAGAEDFHRYARLVNEVAEARFRARLIEKYGARFELSAKGAWELVGVDDGIRNAFSRRHQQIVTLVGRDATREQQKSAARRTAEAKEDVESPAPRQDWRTRAAAHLGGEDAVDRMLAAALPGPDGSVPPLSAGGGPRMPSPAEFAARIWDPEYGLTASRKTVSHTHVLAAVAAAVPYLLSVEQLVRLTDEVLAVDGHAVRLPDSHRHHHAHRRRFTHRTVVEAERIIIESVTTGLDAGLAQLTADAAAMTISATEMANSSGDRVFEFSTEQRAVITRLLSDGHAVDAVEGVAGAGKTTIMAAARAGWEAAGLRVAGTSTAAVAAANLAAEAGIDSQTIAAWTREIGGGGGRGLAGVGVLVIDEAAMVDDRALAALLKHAHTTGTKVVAVGDPLQLRAVGVGGGFKRIHQLVDGLALTENRRQRDVVERAALQDWRDGGRTSALAAFAVHGRVHADDTSTDALTSMLARWNTARTRWAGDPHGQVCDLLLLAARRTDVATLNAGARAVLVATGELEAGRTFATRGDGRIAFATGDLVHIRRNDYRSRRDQSQPDVLNGFRGVVLQVADTDRDQAVLVEWRRPRPGGGHHTQRAWMSATDVAEGRLTHGYALTIASAQGLTSDTTIAYGLHGDSHTLYPAMSRARLESHLHLPLDDLEDDVTRIRRGEVRSDTERLDRAVAAYGRLLENDADDVMVTDELARGDNVLERPEATAARHTARRDSAQAAASVPSQMQAHREAQEAAERSPDAPAMPRTTRDRIQELLEAGYTSRTEPAPESEPASDPEPVAPWTERPFGHIATTHLEPYAQAADKDAANAASKASAFEHQAAALAAVLGTELAPSSVSYDKRVEKLDLAEDLLNRARQAEEKADAISEQIKAMYETNREQDRLERKVRTRAALRRSAITFQRTDLLNSADELAQLITARTEAIGTLNEQKTTLDSDARQMRQQAREIAAQVSTHAVYPATVVKTLADHRAALPALRERLEKTDTDRYAYLTQQAEAQRSKQDKATQKADGLREEAATRTGLTAGQQATETKERTAAAQRARAEQAHANAAASHRAQQYEDANRAHHPPAPDPSRGLEL
- a CDS encoding MerR family transcriptional regulator → MDVTTLYSIGELSRRTGLSVRTIRFYSDSGVVAPTTRSPAGYRLYDLDALLRLELLRTLRELGMDLATIQRVLDRELSVAEVAAAHADAMDVQIRVLQLRRSVLRVVARRGSSPEETKLMHRLTQLSGEERRRLIDDFIDGTFGTVDADPAAVAMVRAATPDLPDDASSEQVAAWVELAELVGDEDFRARMRRTVRCQVTGRTLDIESDAGEELMEFTRQKVAEAMESGIEPLSDRGATIIDDLVDRFAEVLARTPDTEFRHWMAQQFNEAHDPQVDRYWRLVWIVNGWQVVPNLIPVYPWLIQALRNDRAA